Genomic segment of Xanthobacter dioxanivorans:
GCCGGTGCGCCGCCCGAAGGCGTCGCGCAGGAACGAGGCGGGGAAGGAGGCGAGCGCCGCTCCCAGCAGCATGGCGGCGAACGGCCAGGTGACAAGGCTCGGCCGCGGCGCCAGCATCGCCCCGGCCAGCGGCAAGGCGGCGGAGGCCACGGTCTGCGCCAGCACGGCGAAGGCGAACCCCAGGGCGAGGCCGAAGGTGGAGACCGGACGCGGCCCGTTGTCGTTGGCCGGCGCGTCGAGCTGCGGGTCGCAGACGCAGACCAGCATGCCCGCACGGGGTTCGGGAGCGGGCGCGGTGCGTCTCATGACGTCTTCAGGTCGCTCTTGGAGGGACCGTCCTTGGGCAGGTCGTCGTCGGACAGGACGCGCACCGCCGCCCCGTCGAGGTCGTCATACTGCCCGCTCCTGAGGCTCCACAGGAAAGCGAACAGCCCGCCGAGGCCGAGCAGCAGCGCGAGGGGAAGCAGATAGACGAGCACGTTCATGCGGCCGCCTCCTCCATGCCCGTCTTCGCCGCGCCTTTGGTCCGCGCGGTCCCGGCTTCGGCGTCGGCAGCCTCATCCTTGCGCCCCGGCCGGGCCGCGCGCAAGGCGTTGACGGTCACAAGTATGGAAGAGCCGGACATGGCCAGCGCGGCGATCAGCGGCGTCACGATGCCGGCGATGGCCAGCGGCACGGCGATCACGTTGTAGAGCACGGCGAGGGAGAGGTTCTGCCGCATCAGCCGCGATGCGACGCGGGCGCCGTCCACGGCGGCGAGCACCGGGGCGAGGCGCCGGCCGAGGAACACCGCGTCGGCATGGGCCTGGGTCACCGCCGCGCCGGTGGCCGGCGAGAGGGAGACCGAGGCGACCGCCAGCGCCGGGGCGTCGTTGAGCCCGTCGCCCACCATCAGCACCCGCCGGCCGGCCGCCTTGAGGGCATCGAGGGCGGCGATCTTGTCGGCGGGCTTCAGCCCCGCTTCCGCATGGGCGATGCCGAGGGCCTCCGCCACCGGCGCCACCGCCGCCGGCCGGTCGCCGGAAAGGATGCGTACATTGAGGCCGCGCGCCTTCAGGGCCGAGACCACCTCGTGGGCATCGGGGCGCAGCGCCTGCTCCACCCCCATCACCAGCGTGCGCTCGCCGCTGCGGAAGGCGATGAGCGAGGCGCCGTCGGGCAGGCCGGCCGGCGTGGCGGCAGCGCAAAAGGCGAGGCTGCCGAGGCGCACGCTGCGGCCGTCGACCACCGCCTCGACCCCCTGGCCGCTCACTTCCGTCACCCCCTCGATGGCCGGCCCGTCCGCCCGCCGGGCCACCACCCGGGCCAGCGGGTGGCGGCTGGACAGAGCGAGCCGCCCGGCGAGGCCCACGAGTGCCGCATCGGCGCCGGCGGGTAGCGCCAGGGCCGGCTCCGGCAGGGTGAGCGTGCCGGTCTTGTCGAACACCACCGTATCCACCGCCGCCAGCCGCTCCAGCATGTCGCCGGCATTGATCAGCAGGCCGGCGCGGAACAGGCGGCCGGTGGCCGTCACCTGCACCGCCGGCACCGCCAGCGCCAGGGCGCAGGGGCAGGTGATGATGAGCACCGCCACCGCGATCATCACCGAATGATGCAGCCCGGCCCCGGCCAGGAGCCAGCCGATGCAGGCCACGAGCGCGGTCAGGTGCACCATGGGGGCGTAGAGCCGCGCCACCCGGTCGGCGAGACGCACATAGGCGCCCTTCTCGGCCAGCGCCCCGTCGAGCAGGCGCTGCACGTCGTCCACCAGCGTGTTCTCGCCGCCCGCCGTGACCGTGAGATGCAGCGCACCCTCCCCGTTGAGGCTGCCGGCATAGACGGCGTCGCCCGGCTTCAGCGCCCGGGGCAGGGTCTCGCCGGTGATCAGGCTCTCGTCGATGCTGGAGCGGCCGGAGGCCACCGTGCCGTCCGCCGCCACCCGCTCGCCGGGCGGCACGAGAATGGTGTCGCCGGGCTTCAGCGCCTGCACCGGCACCAGCACCGGCACGCCGTCGGCGCCGAGGCGGTGGGCCATCTCGCCGCGCAGGGCGGCGATGTTGCCGGCGGTGGCGCGGGTGCGCCGGCGCGCCTCGTGGTCGAGGTAGCGCCCGGCCAGCAGGAAGAACAGCAGCATGATCGCGCTGTCGAAATAAGCGTGCTCCTGGCTCAGCGCCGTCTCGATCACGCTCATGCCCAGCGCCAGCGTGACGCCGATGGTGATGGGCACGTCCATGTTGAGCTTGCCCGAGCGCACCGCGCGGAACGCGCTCTGGAAGAAGGGCTGGCCGGCATAGGCGGCGGCCGGCAGGGCGATGAGGGCGGAGACCCAGTGGAAAAAGTCGCGCGTCTCGGGCGTGATGTCGGTGACGTTGCCCGACCACACCGAGACCGACAGCAGCATGATGTTCATGGCCGCAAAGCCCGCGACGCCCAGGCACCGCAGCAGCCAGCGGGCGTGGCGCGCCTCGCTCTCCTCGGCGCGGCCGGCGAAGGGATGGGCGCGATAGCCCAGCGCCTCCAGCTGGCTGACCACCCGGTCGGGAGAGGTCTCCTCGCGCCAGGCGACCGTGAGCCGGTGAGTGGAATAGTTGAGGCGCGCGCGCACCACGCCGGGCAGCGCCTTCACCCCGTCCTCGATCTCGGCGATGCAGGCGGCGCAGTCGATCCCGTCGATGGCGAGGCTCATCTGGGCGAGCCCGTCCTCCGAACGTGCGACGAAGATGGAATAGTCGATCGCCTCAGCCATGGCTCCATCCCCGGGGGCTTGCCGGGCCCCGCCAGCCAGTACAGCGAGAAGTTTCGGACCCGTAAAGAGGAAGAGTACGACAGGCCAGCCGACGCGACGAGCCGACCGGCCTGATCGTACTGAAGGTTCGGTCGACACTGGACGGTCGCCAACCGGCAGTCTCGTCGCCACCTCGGGAGACCGGTTCAAGACCGGACGACCGTTCAAAGCGGCTTACGGAAGCTGCACCCGATTCTTGGACCGGAACATCCGTTCCCCGCCTTGCGCAAAATCAATCACCAAGTCCCACTGGCCCGGCCCCGCCACCGCACGGGCACGGTAGCGCCCGTCCCCGAGGGGCTGGAGGTCGAGGGCCACGTCGCGGCGCGAATCGGTCGGGTGCGACAGCTCGCCGTCCGGCAGGAGCTCGGAGAGCGGCTTGCCGGCGGCATCGAGCACCCGCACCACCACCTCGCGGGCCTGCCCGCCCGGCGACTGGAGCTGCACCGACACGTTCCAGTGCCGCGCCGCCTGCCGCTCGGCCGCCTGGTGCTCGCCGGCGAAGGCGAGGCCCGCTTTGTAGGAACTTTCGGTCTCGACGCCGGCGAATGTCGTGACCGCATAGCGGGCCATGATCACGTTGACCACGATGACCACGCCGAAGAAGGCGAGAAGCATGAGGAGAACCGCGCGGCCGGTCAGTTCGCGCGGTGCCCGGGGAGCCGTGGTCGCCCGTCCCATGTGGTCGTCCCTCCGTTCGTTGTCCATCTGCCCGTCTCAGGGGCCGATGAAGTGGTCGTTGACTGCCGCCGACAGTTCCGATGCCTTGTCGCGGATGCGGAAGGTGATGGGCAGCGAGGCGGATGGCTCGAGCTTGTCACGGGTGGCCACCAGGACGCGGATCTCGCGGGTCTGGTCCGGCCCCACGGTAAGCGCATCGGCGCTGTCGCCGACCACCTCGAGGGTGGCTCCGGGGACGCCGTCGACGGACAGGGCGAAGGTGCGCTCCTGCAGCGCCTTGTTGATGAGGCGCACCGTGTAGGCGTTGCGGACGCCGCCGTCCGAGAGGCGCACGAACAGCGGATTGCGGTCGTGGATGGCGGCGACGCCTTCCGTCGAGCGGCCGATGAGCGCGGTGAGCATGAGGCCGGCGGCAAGGCAGATGAGCACCGCGTAGAGAATGGTGCGCGGCCGGATGATCCGCTGCACGAACGGCTTGCCGGCGAGGCGCGCCTCGAGGTTGGCCTCGCTCTCATAGGTGATCAGCTCGCGCGGGCGGCCGATCTTGTCCATCACAGTGTTGCAGGCGTCGATGCACAGGCCGCACTGGATGCACGGCAGCTGCATGCCCTGGCGGATGTCGACGCCGGTGGGGCAGACGGCGACGCACTGGCCGCAGTCGATGCAGTCGCCGGCCGGCTGCCCGTGCTCGCGCAGCACCGCCGCCTTCTTCACCGAGTTGCGCGGCTCGCCGCGGTCGTAGCAATAGGTGACGTTGAGCGCGTACTCGTCGGTCAGCGCGGCCTGGATGCGCGGCCAGGGGCACATGTAGGTGCACACCTGCTCGCGCATGTGGCCGGCGAGGGCGTAGGTGGTGAAGGTCAGCGCGGCGATGGACATGTAGGCGATCGCCGGCGCCTGGAAGGTGGCGAGCTCCTTCACCAGGGTCGGCGCATCGGCGAAGTAGAGCACCCAGGCGCCGCCGGTCCACCACGCGATGAGCAGCCAGACGGAGTGCTTGAGGGTCTTGTGGGCGAACTTGTCCAGCGTCCACGGCGCGGCATCGGCGCGGATGCGCTCGCGGCGGTCGCCCTCGATGAGCCGCTCGACCGCCATGAACAGGTCGGTCCAGACCGTCTGCGGGCACATGTAGCCGCACCACACGCGCCCGGCCACGGCGTTCATGAGGAACAGAAACAGCGCGGCCAGGATGAGCAGGCCCGCCACGTAATAGAATTCCTGCGGCCAGATCTCGAGGAAGAAAAAGTAGAAGCGCCGGGCGGGGAAGTCGATCAGGACGGCCTGGTTCGGAGCATCCGGGCCGCGATCCCAGCGCACGAAGGGCAGGAAATAATAGATGCCGAGGGTGACCGCGAGCACGATCCACTTGATGGTGCGGTAACGCCCGTGGACGCTCTGCGGATAGATCTGGCGACGGGCCTCGTAGAGCGGGATATCGTCATCCGACGCCACGGCGACCGCAGCAACGGCGGCCTTCGGCTCGGGGTTCGTGGACAGGGCAGTCATGGCTCGCTTGCCGAAGGTTGGCCGGTCTTCGCAAGGCCGGCGATACGGGGTGAGGGCAGGCCCTCGCGTTGGGGCCGGCTATGGTCTGCAGGGCTCTCCCTGTTGCCGGCGCCCAACATTCATACCTTAGAATGTTTGTGCGGCCCTGCTGGCGAAAGGTCGCGCAGTCGATTGGTCGCGCGACCTTTTGGCTCCCCGCGTCGCGCGACGGCGTTGCCGCAACGCTGTAGCAGCAACGCCCATGCCGCGCCGACGCCCCCCTCGTCCCGAACACACGGCGCCCGCGTGCGTCTCATCTGGCCGGGGCGCCGATCGCGATCGGCGCCCGAGCCGGTCCGGCTCCCGGAATTGAGCCACCCGGCCCGCGGTGCGGGCCGGGTGGCGAGGTCTTCGGCCGGTCAGCGGCCGCCGCCGAGCGAATACACGTATACGGTAAGCGCCTTGATGGTGGTCGGATCAAGGCGTGTGTGCCAGGCGGGCATCTCGTTGCCGCGGCCGTTGACGATACCAGCCTCGATGGTGGCCTTGTCCGAGCCGTAGAGCCAGATGCCGTCGGTGAGGTTGGGGGCGCCCAGTTCCTGGTTGCCCTTGCCGTCGTCGCCGTGGCAGGCAGCGCAGTTGGCGGCGAACACCTCCTTGCCCTTGTCGAAGTCGGCGCCGGGCTTGGCCATGCCGGAGAGGGTGCGGACATAATCGGCGACCGCCGAGATTTCCGCCTTCTGCAGGATGCCGTCGCGGCCGAAGGCGGGCATGGACCCGGTCCGCGTCTCGGAATCCTTCGAGCGGATGCCGTAGTTGATGGTCTGCTGGATCTGCGCCAGCGAGCCGCCCCACAGCCAGTCGTCGTCATTGAGGTTGGGAAAGCCGGTGGCGCCGCCGCCGCCCGCACCGTGGCACGGCGCGCAATTGTCGGCGAAGGCCACGCGGCCCTGGGCCCGGGCGAGGGTGAGCAGCGCCGGCGTCTGCTCGATCTGCTCGAGGGAGGCATTGGTGAGCTTGGCCGCGCTTTCGGCGCGCAGCGCCTGGAGATCGGCGAGCTGCGTCTGGACCGCCGCGCGCGAGTTCCAGCCGAGCAGCCCCGGCGTCGCGGAGTTGATCAGCGGCCAGGCCGGATAGAGGATCCAGTAGCCGACGGCCCAGACGATGCAGGCGTACCACACCCACAGCCACCAGCGCGGCAGCGGGTTGTTCAGCTCGGAGATGCCGTCCCATTCGTGACCGGTGGTCGAGACGCCGGTGGCGGCATCCACCTTGCCGTGGTGGGTTTCATGTGTCGTGCTCACGGGATCAATCCTCTTTGAGCGGAATATTGGCGGCGTCGTCGAAGTCCTTCTTCCTCGTTTTCGAGGGCCAGAAGGCGTAGGCGATCACCAGCGCGAAGCCGAGGACGAAGAGCAGCAGGCCACCGGTCTGGGCGAAGGAGGCAAGCCAGAGATAGGTCTCGTGCATCACTCACCTCACATTCGCCTGGTTGTCGTAGAGCTTGAAGTCCACGAGCGTGCCCAGCATCTGCAGGTAGGCGATGAGGGCATCCGCCTCGGTCACCTCGCCGGGATTGCCGTCATAGTCGCGCACCTGCGCCTTCGGGTAGCGCTTGGCGAGGGCGTCGGCATCGGCGGCATCGGTGGTGGCCTGGGTCTTCAGGTCATCCTGCCCCTTGGCGATCATCTCGTCGGTGTAGGGCACGCCGAGCAGCTTCAGGTCCTTCATGTCGGCGGCGATGTGCTTGCCGTCCAGCCTGGTCTTCGCCAGCCAGGGGTAGCTCGGCATGATGGAGGCCGGCACCACGGCGCGCGGGTTGTTGAGATGCTCGGCCTGCCACAGGTCCGAATACTTGCCGCCCACCCGGGCGAGGTCCGGGCCGGTGCGCTTGGAGCCCCACTGGAAGGGGTGGTCGTACATGCTCTCGGCCGCCAGCGAATAGTGGCCGTAGCGCTCCACCTCGTCGCGCAGCGGGCGGATCTGCTGCGAGTGGCAGTTGTAGCAGCCCTCCCGCACGTAGATGTTGCGCCCGGCCAATTCCAGCGGGGTGTAGGGGCGCATCCCCTCCACCTTCTCGATGGTGCTCTTCAGGTAGAAGAGGGGCGCGATCTCCACCAGGCCGCCGACGGAGATCGCCACGAGGATGCCGAGCATCAGCCAGTAGGAGTGCTTCTCGAAGATCTGGTGCTTGGCCCAGATGGAGGTGCCTTGCGATGCCATGGGGACCTCCCTCATTCAGCCGGCTGAAGGGCGAGCTTCTGCTCGGTCGCCGCTTCAGTCATGGTGATGGTCTTCCAGATGTTCCAGGCCATGATCAGCGCGCCGGCCAGGAACAGGATGCCGCCCAGGGCGCGGATGACATAGAGCGGGTGCATCGCCTCGACGCTCTCGATGAACGAGTATTCGAGGAAGCCCAGCTGGGTGTAGGCCCGCCACATCAGGCCCTGGAGGATGCCCGCCACCCACATGGAGGAGATGTAGAGCACGATGCCGAGGGTCGAGATCCAGAAGTGCCAGGAGACGGCCTTGAGCGAGTACATTTCGCGCTTGTTCCAGAGCCAGGGCACCAGGCAGTAGATGGCGCCGAAGGAGATGTAGGCCACCCAGCCGAGCGCGCCGGAATGCACGTGGCCGATGGTCCACTCGGTGTAGTGGCTGAGCGAGTTGACCGCCTTCACCGACATCATCGGACCCTCGAAGGTCGACATGCCGTAGAAGGCCACCGCCACCACCATCATGCGGATGACGGGATCCGTGCGCAGCTTGTCCCAGGCGCCCGACAGGGTCATCAGGCCGTTGATCATGCCGCCCCACGAAGGCATCCACAGGATGATCGAGAAGGTCATGCCCAGGGTCTGAGCCCAGTCCGGCAGCGAGGTGTAGTGCAGGTGATGCGGGCCGGCCCAGATGTAGATGAAGATCAGCGCCCAGAAATGCACGATGGACAGCCGGTAGGAATAGATCGGCCGCTCGGCGCGCTTGGGGATGAAGTAGTACATCAGGGCGAGGAAGCCGGCGGTGAGGAAGAAGCCCACCGCGTTGTGGCCGTACCACCACTGGAACATGGCGTCCTGCACGCCGGACCAGATGATGTAGGACTTCGAGGAGAACACCGACACCGGCACCGAGGCGTTGTTGCCGAGATGCAGCACCGCGATGGTGATGATGAAGGCGAAGTAGAACCAGTTCGCCACATAGATGTGCGGCTCAGTGCGCTTCAGCACGGTGAAGAGGAACACCAGGAGATACGTCACCCAGACCACGGTGAGGAACAGGTCCGAATACCATTCCGGCTCGGCGTATTCCTTGCCCTGGGTGATGCCGAGCAGGTAGCCCGTGCCGGCGATGACGATGAAGAAATTGTAGCCCAGCACGACGAACCACGGCGCGAGGTCGCCGGCGAGGCGCGCGCGCGAGGTGCGCTGCACCACGTAGAACGAGGTGGCGATGAGGACGTTGCCGCCGAAGGCGAAGATCACCGCCGAAGTGTGCAGCGGGCGCAGGCGGCCGAAGGAGATCCAGGGCAGGTCGAGGTTGACCACCGGGAAGGCGAGCTGCAGAGCCGCGATCACCCCCACCAGGAAGCCGGCGATCCCCCACACCACCGCCAGGATGGTGCCCACCTTCACCACGTCAAAATTGTAGTTGGGCTTGCCATCGATGAACTGGGGCACCGGACCGGCGGCCCGGTTCATGTAGCGGTTGCCGATGGCGAACACCGACGCGATGCTGGCCGCGGCGAACAGATACGCGTGGAACGCATATTCAGGCGTGTAGGCCTTGGCGGCGACGACGATCGCGAAGAAGGCGAAGGCGGCAAAGACCACCAGCAGCCCGGCTTCCCCGAACCGCATGGACTTCGCCGGCATCCGGACCGGATCTTGGATTGTTGACATTTCAGAACCCCTCGCGCCGAGGCATTAACACTGCACCTTCGGAGCCGTGGCGCACCATGCGCCGCAAGCCCGTTTTCTCCTTGATACAGGTCAAAGCTGCGTGAAGTGACGCGGTCGATGCGCGCTGCGACGGCCGGTCGCAACGCCAAAGGCTTAGCCGGCGATTTTATCGGCAGGCGGGCCAACTTTCGTCCTTTCCGGAAAGTCGGACAACTTAAGACACGTGGTCATTGAACGCGGTCGGCTGCATTTTAGCCACGGTCTGCGGCCTCACATCGCAGCGCTGATCTTGGCGACATCATGCCGCGCGGCATTCAGTCAAGGGTTTGACGAAATCTCGCCACGGCGATGCCCATGGCGACGAGCATCAACACCAGCAGCGCCGCGCCATCTACGCGCAGGTCGGAAAAGCCGGATCCCTTCAGCAGGATGCCGCGGACCATGCGCAGGTAGTGGGTGAGGGGCAGCCCCTCGCCGATCCACTGCGCCCACTGCGGCATGCCGGAAAAGGGGAACATGAAGCCCGACAGCAGGATGGAGGGCAGGAAGAACATGAACGACATCTGCACCGCCTGGAGCTGGTTCTGCGCCAGGGTGGAGAAGGTGTAGCCGATGGAAAGGTTGACGGTGATGAAAAGCAGCGTCGCCACCGCCAGCAGCAGCGCCGAGCCTTCCAGCGGCACGCCGAACAGCCCCATGCCGGCGCCGAGGATCAGCACCGCCTGCAGGATGCCCACCAGCACGTAGGGCGTGATCTTGCCCAGCATGATCTCCACCGGGTGGATGGGCATGGACAACAGGCTCTCCATGGTGCCGCGCTCCAGCTCCCGCGTCACCGACAGCGCGGTGTAGATGAGCATGGTCATGGTGAGGATGGTGCCGAGCAGGCCCGGCACGATGTTGAGCTGGCTGGTGCCGGCGGGATTGTAGCGCCGGTGCTGCACGATCTCGAACGCGCTGGTGCCGGCATCGTCGACGAAGCGCTCGCGGGCGAGGGCGGAGGTCACCACGCCGCCGAGCGCGGCGAGGGCATTGGCCGATCCCACCGGGTCGGTGGCGTCCGCCGCCACCAGCAGCTGCGGGCGGTCGCCGCGGCGCAGCGCGCGCTCGAAGCCGGCCGGGATCTCCACGAAGAACAGCACCTCGCCGGCGCGGATCATGTGCTCGGCCTCCTCCGCGCTGCCCGCCTCCTTGACGAAGGCGAAGAAGGCGGTGTTGCGCAAGGCGGCGAGGATGGCGCGGCTGACGTCCGTGTTCTCGTGGGAGAAGACCGCCGTGGGCAGCTGCCGCGGCGTGGTGTTGATGGCGTAGCCGAACAGGATCAGCTGCAGCAGCGGGATCATGATCATGGTGGCGAAGGTCACCCGGTCCCGCCGGAGCTGGATGAACTCCTTGACGATCATGGCGCCGACGCGCCGCAGGAAGCCGAAGGCAGCCGTGCGCGCGCTCATCGCAGCTCGTCCCTGGAGCGGCGCATGAGGTCGATGAACACGTCCTCCAGCGTCGGCGCATCGGCGCGGAAGACGAGGCGGGCGTCGCTCCGGAAGGGCGCGATGGCCGCCTCCAGCGCCGTGGCGTCGCGGCCCGACACGTGGAGCGCGGTGCCGAAGGGCGCCACCATGTCCACCCCCGGCCGCTCGGCGAGGTCGCGGCCGAGCCGGGCAACGAGCAGGCCCGCCTCGTGGCCGACCTCGCCAGCCACCTCCACGGTGACCGTGGTGAGCCCCGCCGCCGCGATCACGCTCTGCACCGTGCCCTGGGCGAGCAGCTTGCCGTAGGCGATGTACGCGATCTCGTGGCAGCGCTCGGCCTCGTCCATGTAGTGGGTGGAGACCAGCACGGTCAGGCCCTCGGCGGCGAGGTCGTGGATCTGCGCCCAGAACTCGCGCCGCGCCTGCGGGTCGACGCCGGCGGTGGGTTCGTCGAGCAGCAGCAGATCGGGACCCGGCAGGATGCAGGCGCCGAGCGCCAGGCGCTGCTTCCAGCCGCCGGACAGCGCCCCCGCCAGCTGCTTGCCCCGCCCTTCGAGGCCGAGGCGCTTCAAGGCGTCGGCCGCCGCCTTTTCCGGCTGCGGCACACCGTAGACGCGGGCGACGAACTCCAGGTTCTCCCGCACCGACAGGTCCTGATAGAGGGAGAAGCGCTGCGTCATGTAGCCCACATGCTCGCGGATGCGCCGGGATTCGGTCAGGATATCCATGCCGAGGCAGGTGCCGCGGCCGGAATCCGGCGTCAGCAGGCCGCACAGCATGCGGATGGTGGTGGTCTTGCCCGAGCCGTTCGGCCCGAGGAAACCGTAGATCTGCCCGCGCATCACCCGCATGGACAGGTTGTCCACCACGCGATTGCCGCCGAAGCTCTTGGACAGGCCCTCCACCTCGATGGCCACATCCGGCTTCGGGTCCGACCTCACCTCCGGCCGCGGCACCGGGCCCGGCGCATCCGCGCTCACGGCCTGGCGCCCAGGCTGACATTGACCGGCTGGCCAGGCCGCGCCTTGGCCGGGTCGTCGGGCCGGGCCTCCACCATGTAGACGAGCTTGGAGCGCTCTTCCCGGCTGTAGATGACCGGGGCGTGTATTCCGCCTGGGCGGCGATGAAGGAGACCTTCGCCGTCGTCGGCGGGCAGCCGTCGCAGGTGACGGAGACCGGGGCCCCGAGGGCGACCTTCGGCAAGGCGGCCTCGGGCACGAAGAAGCGCACCTTCACCAGGCCCGGCGGCAGCAGGGACACCACCGGCCGGCCCTCCGGCACCAGCTCGCCCGGCCGGAAGTAGACCGTCTGCACCGGGCCCTCCACGGAGGCCTTGACGGTGCGGCGGTCCAGCCGGACCTGGGCGCCCGCGAGGTTGGCGCTGGCGGCCAGCACCGCCTGCTCCGCCGCCTCGATGGCCTGGGTGCGGGAGGCGATGCCGGCGGCGGAGATGCGCTTGCGCGCCTCGTCCAGCGCCGCCTGGTTCTGGTCGTACTGGTGCTGCGCGGCGTCGAGGTTGGCCTGGGAGGACGCGCCCTTGGGCACCAGCGTCTTCTGCCGGTCGAGGTCGATGCGGGACAAATCGAGGGCGGCGGCGGCACGCTGCTCCGAGGCCTGCAGCACGGCAATCTCCTCGGGTCGCTGCAGCGGGGAGCGGGCATCGGCGAGGCGGGCCTGCGCCTCCTTCAGCTGCGCCGCCGCCGCATCGCGGTCGGCGATCTGGAGATCGTCCTCCACGCGGGCGACGACCTGCCCGACCTTCACCTGATCGCCCTCCTCCACCAGCAGCCGGGTGATCCGCCCCGGCTCGGTGGGACCGATGAAGACGAGTTCGCCCTCCACATATCCGGAGAAGGCCTGCGGGCCGCCTGCGTCGCAGCCGGCGAGGACCAGCGCGGGGACAGCCAGCGCGAGGAAGAGTGCGGCGCCTCTCAACTGTCTCTCCATCCGAGGCCGCGCAACAGCAGGTCGCGATGGGCGGCGAGAAAGGAACGCGCATCGAGCGGATCGATGGCGCCGAACATGCTGTTCCAGACCACGGCGAGGATCGCCGGCGATATCACCAGCTGGGGGAAGCGCACGGCGAGGTCGGAGGAGATCTCGCCGCGGTCGAGGCCGCGCTGGATGATCAGGCGCACCAGAGCGAGGCCCCGGGACACCACCTCGCGATGGTAGAAGGCGGCGAGCTCCGGGAAGCGCGGCCCCTCGGCGATCATCAGCCGCACCACCGCCTGGGCCGGCGTGTCGAGGATGCGCGCCGCCAGCAGCTCGATGAGCAGGTCGAGAAGCTCCCGCGTCGTCCCCGGGAACAGCGCGACCACCTGGTCGGCATCGGCGAGGACCGGGACGACGGTCTCTTCCACGAGGCCACGAAAGAGCGCCGCCTTGTCGGTGAAATAGAGGTAGAGCGTGCCCTTGGCCACGCCGGCCCGGCGCGCCACCTCGTCGAGCCGCGCACCGGCGAAGCCGTCGCGCGCGAACACGGCCAGGGCGGCTTCGAGGATGGCCCGCCGCCGTGCCGCCTTGTCCATGGGCGCGGCCCGCTTGCGGCGCGGCGCCGGGGCGGGCCTCTCCGCCGGCGGCAACGGCGCGGGCTCGCGCGGCCCGGCTTCCGAACCGGCGGCAGGTCCCGTAGGCGCTCTCGTCGTCGGCAGCATGGCGGTGGTGTCGTTCGCCGGCAATGAATGACTGACGCGTCAGTCACTACCACATCCGGCGCGAGCCGCCAACGCAGGCGCCGGGGACGCGACGATCAAACGAAGACGCCCTGCCTCCGGTGAGAGGCAGGGCGTTTCCTTCAGGATGGGCTGGCGGATCCGGCGGCCTATTCGGCCGGCGCCGGATGGTCGGGAGCCGGCGTCGCCGCGCGGCGCCCGGCGCCCAGGCCGGCCAGCCAGCGGGCGAACACGTAGAAGACCGGCGTGAACACCAGGCCGAACAGCGTGACGCCGATCATG
This window contains:
- the ccoS gene encoding cbb3-type cytochrome oxidase assembly protein CcoS, giving the protein MNVLVYLLPLALLLGLGGLFAFLWSLRSGQYDDLDGAAVRVLSDDDLPKDGPSKSDLKTS
- the ccoO gene encoding cytochrome-c oxidase, cbb3-type subunit II: MASQGTSIWAKHQIFEKHSYWLMLGILVAISVGGLVEIAPLFYLKSTIEKVEGMRPYTPLELAGRNIYVREGCYNCHSQQIRPLRDEVERYGHYSLAAESMYDHPFQWGSKRTGPDLARVGGKYSDLWQAEHLNNPRAVVPASIMPSYPWLAKTRLDGKHIAADMKDLKLLGVPYTDEMIAKGQDDLKTQATTDAADADALAKRYPKAQVRDYDGNPGEVTEADALIAYLQMLGTLVDFKLYDNQANVR
- the ccoP gene encoding cytochrome-c oxidase, cbb3-type subunit III → MSTTHETHHGKVDAATGVSTTGHEWDGISELNNPLPRWWLWVWYACIVWAVGYWILYPAWPLINSATPGLLGWNSRAAVQTQLADLQALRAESAAKLTNASLEQIEQTPALLTLARAQGRVAFADNCAPCHGAGGGGATGFPNLNDDDWLWGGSLAQIQQTINYGIRSKDSETRTGSMPAFGRDGILQKAEISAVADYVRTLSGMAKPGADFDKGKEVFAANCAACHGDDGKGNQELGAPNLTDGIWLYGSDKATIEAGIVNGRGNEMPAWHTRLDPTTIKALTVYVYSLGGGR
- the ccoG gene encoding cytochrome c oxidase accessory protein CcoG, with the protein product MTALSTNPEPKAAVAAVAVASDDDIPLYEARRQIYPQSVHGRYRTIKWIVLAVTLGIYYFLPFVRWDRGPDAPNQAVLIDFPARRFYFFFLEIWPQEFYYVAGLLILAALFLFLMNAVAGRVWCGYMCPQTVWTDLFMAVERLIEGDRRERIRADAAPWTLDKFAHKTLKHSVWLLIAWWTGGAWVLYFADAPTLVKELATFQAPAIAYMSIAALTFTTYALAGHMREQVCTYMCPWPRIQAALTDEYALNVTYCYDRGEPRNSVKKAAVLREHGQPAGDCIDCGQCVAVCPTGVDIRQGMQLPCIQCGLCIDACNTVMDKIGRPRELITYESEANLEARLAGKPFVQRIIRPRTILYAVLICLAAGLMLTALIGRSTEGVAAIHDRNPLFVRLSDGGVRNAYTVRLINKALQERTFALSVDGVPGATLEVVGDSADALTVGPDQTREIRVLVATRDKLEPSASLPITFRIRDKASELSAAVNDHFIGP
- a CDS encoding heavy metal translocating P-type ATPase; this encodes MAEAIDYSIFVARSEDGLAQMSLAIDGIDCAACIAEIEDGVKALPGVVRARLNYSTHRLTVAWREETSPDRVVSQLEALGYRAHPFAGRAEESEARHARWLLRCLGVAGFAAMNIMLLSVSVWSGNVTDITPETRDFFHWVSALIALPAAAYAGQPFFQSAFRAVRSGKLNMDVPITIGVTLALGMSVIETALSQEHAYFDSAIMLLFFLLAGRYLDHEARRRTRATAGNIAALRGEMAHRLGADGVPVLVPVQALKPGDTILVPPGERVAADGTVASGRSSIDESLITGETLPRALKPGDAVYAGSLNGEGALHLTVTAGGENTLVDDVQRLLDGALAEKGAYVRLADRVARLYAPMVHLTALVACIGWLLAGAGLHHSVMIAVAVLIITCPCALALAVPAVQVTATGRLFRAGLLINAGDMLERLAAVDTVVFDKTGTLTLPEPALALPAGADAALVGLAGRLALSSRHPLARVVARRADGPAIEGVTEVSGQGVEAVVDGRSVRLGSLAFCAAATPAGLPDGASLIAFRSGERTLVMGVEQALRPDAHEVVSALKARGLNVRILSGDRPAAVAPVAEALGIAHAEAGLKPADKIAALDALKAAGRRVLMVGDGLNDAPALAVASVSLSPATGAAVTQAHADAVFLGRRLAPVLAAVDGARVASRLMRQNLSLAVLYNVIAVPLAIAGIVTPLIAALAMSGSSILVTVNALRAARPGRKDEAADAEAGTARTKGAAKTGMEEAAA
- a CDS encoding FixH family protein, giving the protein MDNERRDDHMGRATTAPRAPRELTGRAVLLMLLAFFGVVIVVNVIMARYAVTTFAGVETESSYKAGLAFAGEHQAAERQAARHWNVSVQLQSPGGQAREVVVRVLDAAGKPLSELLPDGELSHPTDSRRDVALDLQPLGDGRYRARAVAGPGQWDLVIDFAQGGERMFRSKNRVQLP
- a CDS encoding cbb3-type cytochrome c oxidase subunit 3 codes for the protein MHETYLWLASFAQTGGLLLFVLGFALVIAYAFWPSKTRKKDFDDAANIPLKED